CCATTGCTTCAGGGGCTCTTAATCTTTCGGAAAGCTATTTACTGACGGTAGAAGCCTTTCATGCTTACCTGGATCACCTCAAGGAGGATGGTTACCTTTACATCCGTCGTCAGGGTGCCATACGCCTGGCCTCGGTGGCTGCCCAAACCCTTCGAGAAAGGGGTATTACAAATCCACAAGATTATATGGTAATTATCTCGGAAGGGTCTCCTATTCGGGAAGGATTTTGTTTGAAGAAAAGCCCTATTACCCCGGAAGAGATTGAAAAGTTTCAGAAGTATGTGGAGGGTTTTCCCAATTACAAAATGCTGTATGATCCTTCCATGAAACAGGATGATAATCTTTATTACCACATCATATCCAGGGAGAACGGCTGGAAAGACTACTTAGATGTGGGTTTTAATCTTTCTCCAGCTACAGACGATCGACCTTTTTTCAACCATTTCAAAAGGTTTGCCTCTTTTAAGCTATCGGATCAATTACCCGAGCCTTTAGAAGTCCTGGTGGGGGGAGGGCGTATCGAGTCGGATACCGTGCTTTTGATTATCCTGGCCGAAGCCGCTATTTTATCGGTCCTTTTTATTATCCTGCCCCTTTATTTATTCAATCGAGCAGGACTCAGAACCCGGGACAAAGGAAAATTTCTCATCTACTTCTTTTCCCTGGGTCTCGGTTTTATTCTGATAGAAATCAGCCTGATACAAAAATTTACCCTGTTTATTGGTTATCCGGCTCACTCCATAACCGCTGTTCTATTCTCCATCCTTGTTTCGGCAGGTATAGGGAGTTATCTTTCTGGCAGGTTTGTGACCCATATTCCCAGGGCCTTAACTTTCATTATCCTCGGCATTACCCTTCAGCTTATTGTTCAATTAATGTTTACCGTAACCCTCTTTGAAACCTTTCTGGGGCAGCCTCTGGCCATAAGGATTTTAATCTCTATTGCTGTGATCATGCCACTGGGACTTTTATTGGGGATGCCTTTCCCGCTGGGAATTAGGATGGTAGACCATATAGCTCCTAAATTGATTCCCTGGGTTTGGGGGATTAACGGTTATGCTACCGTCATCGGTTCTGTGCTGTGTGTCATTTTGGCTCTTGTCTTCGGATTTAAAGTGGTATTAATTCTGGCCGGAGTTATTTATTTACTGGGTCTTCTGGCCTTTTTAAGTATTGGAGCCGAAAAAAGTTAGTTTTTACCCCTGGTCGACGCCAACATAGAGGAAAGGAGTATTTCCTGACTTCGCTTCCCAGGTCTAAACTTGAACTTAAAGGTCTGGAGGCCGGGTCCTTATTCCCCGTTTCGTAGGGAAAAGATCTTTTATAAGGCCGGGCTTTAAGCTCCTTCCCGTTCCGTAGTGATCCGTATAGGGTTAGGGGGTAGATTTAAAACTTCTTCAGAGAAATGATCTACCAGGTAATCGACGATATCCTTTACTGAGACAATCCCAACAGGCTTATGGGCCTCATCTACCAGAGGGATATGGCGGAATCCCCCGATATGCATACGATTCAATGCGAAGGCAATCATATCATCCGGCTGGAGACAATCCGGGTTTCGGGTCATCAACGTCTCGATGGGAGTGGTGGACAGGTCTAGAGGGGTTCCAACAATTTTCATCAGTACATCCCGTTCTGTGAAGATGCCGGTCAATTTCCCATTTCTTACCACCAGCATACACCCAATCCGGTTTTTCTTCATCAAATCCAGGGCCTGGGCAACAGAACTCCCCTCTTCCAGGAGGATGGGTTTGTGCAGAGGGAGATTTCGGATAGGGACTTTGATCGTGCTTTCATCGAGGACCTTAGGGGTACTTCCAGATTCTTCATACATTTGCCTGATTTCGTCATCGATAATCTCACGATCCATAATCACAGCGTATAGGAAGGTCGGAGTATGGGAGTTCTCCCATACTCCTGGACTCCTACCTCACTTTATTCTGGAATTACCCAGGTATTTCCACCGGTAAGAAGGGCGTCCAGGTCTCCTTCTCCAAGCTGTTTTTTAGCGTTCAGGATCTGTTCTGTCATCTCCATATCGTAAGTCGGACGCTGTACACAACGGAATACCCCAACCGGTGTTGGGAATCCGGGATGATCCGGCAGATGGCTCAAAATATAAGCCAGTGTAGGTTCCTGGGCCGTTTCATCATGAACTAAAAGGTCATCTAAGGCATAACCGTCTTTTAAAGAGACCACCCGGGGTTTTAAGCCTTCCAGCTTAATCCCCTTATCCCGGTTTTTTCCAAATACCAGGGGCTTTCCATGTTCCAGGTAAAGGACATTATCATCCTTTACATCCTTTTCGGTCAGATGGGAAAAGGCTCCATCGTTAAAGATATTACAGTTCTGATAGATTTCTATGAAAGCAGTCCCCTTATGACGGGCCGCACGCCGTATCATTTCTTGAAGATGCTTGGGGTCTCGATCTATGGTACGGGCCACAAAAGTTCCTTCAGCCCCTAAAGCTACCGAGATAGGATTGAAAGGATGGTCGATGGAACCGAAGGGTGTAGAGTATGTCTTCTTTCCGTATTCCGAGGTTGGAGAATACTGACCCTTGGTTAATCCATAAATTTTATTGTTGAACAACAGGATCTTGACATCTACGTTGCGACGTAGGATATGAATAAGGTGATTTCCTCCGATACTCAATCCATCACCATCCCCGGTAGCGATCCATACCGATAGATCCTGGTTAATACATTTTACACCTGTAGCAATGGCGGGAGCCCGGCCATGGATTCCATGAAAACCATATGTATTCATGTAGTAGGGGAATCGACTGGAACAGCCTATTCCGGCGACAAAAACATAATTTTCCCGTTTGATACCCAATTCCGGCAGGACTCTTTGAACCTGCGCTAAAATGGAATAATCCCCACAACCCGGGCACCAACGTACATCCTGATCCGATTCAAAATCTTTTTTGGTTAAGGGAGGTGGATTTCCGTTATCGGTTGTTTTGACAGTACTCATAGAAATGTAATTTTTAACCACGAAGATACTAAGACTTAACCATCACCCTCCCCCGTTCCTTCTCTCCGGAGTAAGCCTGTCGAACCCGTGGAAACTGTAGGAGCGAGGGTCTGAGGTAAAGAGGATTTTGGACTTTCCTTTGGGTCTTTGTATCTTGGTGGTTGAATCTTTTCAGTCATCCTTTAAGGAGTTCTTTGATCTTTTTCTCAATTTCTCCCGGGGTAAAAGGCAAGCCCTGGACTTTGCTAAAGGAAATAATCGGGACGAGGTATTCTGCCCGCAGCACCTTGGCCAACTGACCCAGATTCATTTCAGGAAGAAGGACTTTATTGAAACGCTTGAGGATATTTCCCAGATCCGGGGGAAGTGGATTAAGATATCTTAAATGAACATTGGAAACCAACAGTCCTTCTGCCTGGCATCGTTCAACGGCTGTGAGAATAGAGCCAAAGGTACTCCCCCAGCCTACCACCAACAAATCTCCTTCCGGTTGTCCATAGATCCGGGTAGGAGGAATTTCCTGGGCGATACGGGCTACCTTCTCCGCACGGAGTTTAACCATCAGCTCATGGTTCTCAGGTTCATAGTTTACGTTTCCTGTAATGTGCTGCTTTTCAAGTCCTCCGATTCGATGTTCCAATCCAGGGGTCCCAGGAATAGCCCAGGGTCTTGCCAGGGTATTCTCATCCCGCAGGTAAGGATAAAAGCCGTTTGGATCGGTACGAAACCTGACTTTAATTTCAGGCAGGTCTTTCGAATTGGGAATTAACCAGGGTTCTGCACCGTTAGCCAGGTAACCATCTGACAGGAAGAAAACCGGAGTCATGTACTTCAAGGCGATGCGACAGGCCTCATAGACGGTATAGAAGCAGTCTCCTGGGGTTGCTGCAGCTAAGACAGGTACCGGGG
The Candidatus Limnocylindrales bacterium genome window above contains:
- a CDS encoding 2-oxoacid:ferredoxin oxidoreductase subunit beta encodes the protein MSTVKTTDNGNPPPLTKKDFESDQDVRWCPGCGDYSILAQVQRVLPELGIKRENYVFVAGIGCSSRFPYYMNTYGFHGIHGRAPAIATGVKCINQDLSVWIATGDGDGLSIGGNHLIHILRRNVDVKILLFNNKIYGLTKGQYSPTSEYGKKTYSTPFGSIDHPFNPISVALGAEGTFVARTIDRDPKHLQEMIRRAARHKGTAFIEIYQNCNIFNDGAFSHLTEKDVKDDNVLYLEHGKPLVFGKNRDKGIKLEGLKPRVVSLKDGYALDDLLVHDETAQEPTLAYILSHLPDHPGFPTPVGVFRCVQRPTYDMEMTEQILNAKKQLGEGDLDALLTGGNTWVIPE
- a CDS encoding CBS domain-containing protein, whose product is MDREIIDDEIRQMYEESGSTPKVLDESTIKVPIRNLPLHKPILLEEGSSVAQALDLMKKNRIGCMLVVRNGKLTGIFTERDVLMKIVGTPLDLSTTPIETLMTRNPDCLQPDDMIAFALNRMHIGGFRHIPLVDEAHKPVGIVSVKDIVDYLVDHFSEEVLNLPPNPIRITTEREGA